A genomic region of Salinibacter pepae contains the following coding sequences:
- the panD gene encoding aspartate 1-decarboxylase, which translates to MDLSMLRAKLHRLRVTEADLYYEGSITIDEELLDAAGMLPYEKVQVVNVNNGSRLETYTISGEAGERTVCLNGPAARLAAPGDEVIVIAYAELTPSEAREHHPRVVHVDENNDVTKTRTLDVAKGTGENLAPDGMEDVLIAEGPQS; encoded by the coding sequence ATGGACCTTTCGATGCTCAGGGCAAAGCTCCACCGGCTTCGCGTCACCGAGGCCGACCTGTATTATGAGGGGTCAATCACCATCGACGAGGAGCTGTTGGACGCCGCCGGTATGCTGCCCTACGAGAAGGTGCAGGTGGTGAACGTGAACAATGGCAGTCGGCTCGAAACCTACACGATCTCGGGGGAGGCGGGGGAGCGCACAGTGTGTCTAAACGGCCCGGCGGCCCGGCTGGCGGCCCCGGGAGACGAGGTCATCGTGATCGCGTACGCCGAACTTACCCCTTCTGAGGCCCGCGAGCATCACCCACGCGTGGTGCACGTCGACGAGAACAACGACGTGACGAAGACACGAACCCTCGACGTCGCGAAGGGAACGGGCGAAAACCTCGCGCCGGACGGCATGGAGGATGTCCTCATTGCCGAAGGGCCGCAGTCATGA
- the panC gene encoding pantoate--beta-alanine ligase, with the protein MELLRTVDAMQAQADAARAEGQTLALVPTLGALHEGHLALVRRALTEADHVTVSVFVNPTQFGPGEDYDDYPRDLEGDRETLEALDVDAMFAPSVEEMYPYADDEALPGPLAWVDVERLDEHLCGAYREGHFRGVTTVVTKLVHACKPDVAVFGRKDAQQYVILQRLVEDLLFDIEIVGVPTVREPDGLAQSSRNEYLDAEEREQATVLYAAVTAAEEAIEGGEQAAEGVVGAMQNKLAAAPDADVQYAEVVDAHTLQPVDHLVPGQEVLAAVAVFFGETRLIDNTFVQVPPAQA; encoded by the coding sequence ATGGAACTGCTTCGCACCGTTGACGCCATGCAGGCCCAGGCCGACGCGGCCCGGGCCGAGGGACAAACGCTCGCCCTCGTGCCGACCTTGGGGGCCCTGCACGAGGGACACCTGGCGCTCGTGCGCCGGGCCCTGACCGAGGCCGACCACGTGACCGTCTCTGTCTTTGTGAATCCCACTCAGTTTGGGCCGGGCGAAGACTACGACGACTACCCGCGCGATCTGGAGGGCGACCGGGAGACGCTGGAGGCGCTCGACGTGGACGCAATGTTTGCGCCGTCGGTTGAAGAGATGTATCCCTATGCCGACGACGAGGCCCTGCCCGGCCCTCTCGCGTGGGTCGACGTGGAGCGGCTCGACGAGCATCTCTGTGGCGCGTACCGCGAGGGGCACTTTCGGGGGGTCACCACCGTCGTGACCAAGCTCGTCCACGCCTGCAAGCCCGACGTGGCGGTCTTCGGCCGCAAGGACGCCCAGCAGTACGTCATCCTCCAGCGCCTCGTGGAGGACCTGCTCTTCGACATTGAAATTGTGGGCGTGCCGACCGTGCGGGAGCCCGACGGCCTCGCGCAGTCGTCCCGGAACGAGTACCTCGACGCCGAAGAGCGAGAGCAGGCGACGGTGCTGTACGCGGCCGTCACCGCCGCCGAAGAGGCGATCGAAGGGGGGGAACAGGCGGCGGAAGGTGTTGTTGGAGCGATGCAAAATAAACTCGCGGCGGCCCCCGACGCGGATGTGCAGTACGCAGAGGTCGTGGACGCCCACACCCTTCAGCCCGTCGACCACCTCGTGCCCGGGCAGGAGGTGCTGGCCGCCGTAGCAGTTTTCTTTGGTGAGACGCGTCTTATCGACAACACCTTCGTGCAGGTGCCGCCGGCCCAGGCGTAG
- a CDS encoding peptidase domain-containing ABC transporter, translating to MPKRGDGALSDQSKTVPEAGAASADPSLTEQAVEAFGVVQQRVDRDVSPERLRGFLQVKTVTPDTILGLLADYGRARGLVMKPQSLSPSDVLKEAAPGDVVLMPDRSLGVVEETRASVLSVRSFGQDEVRRVGPDALAGPDGTVSFLHIEGETPHFLDSERQSSSGSGIRSAEYIHDPHDHRENIQETFASLLSLLSDEGKDLVTVAVYAAMVAIFSLTVPLASQGIIDSVSLGTFTNQIVVLCVAITVGLLLYGGFDILKYYTVDMLQRRLFASTSMEMAYRLPLMKRSELEGEYGPALVNRFFDVVSMQKSLSKILLDGMVYALIALVSLILLTVYSSFFLIVGLMAVLFTPVLIWGLGRRGLRTSIEQSSFKYATAHWLEDLARCQQSFKLNGSPSYVHDRTDRLASDYVRARGNHFRIFGRQLAAAAAFRAIIVGLALGIGGYLVTQGDITLGQFVAAELLIVYLTNNGFNLVQLFASGYDLLTAISKILHVTEKPLEEVGGEEVPSGSGPAPLRVRNVTIGYKDASPALSDVSFDVAPGDHLCIVGDSGAGKTTLTQALVRMHTPDQGQITFDGHDIARLDPQAYRSVVGLALSNDELFKGTVEENITMGRSLSYAAVEQALHLACLEDAILDLPDGLQTPITSAGLGLPQGMVRRIMIARAVIGDPRLLILDEPFNGIEDPVKQTLADRLYGHDAWTIVSAADDNPTAVRRADQVLVLEQGEIVWRGAADQLNGESDDFLRRHFPRLVSTVQGDGVPS from the coding sequence ATGCCGAAACGCGGTGATGGAGCCCTCAGCGACCAGTCGAAAACAGTCCCTGAAGCCGGGGCGGCCTCTGCGGACCCATCGCTGACCGAACAGGCTGTCGAGGCGTTTGGCGTCGTCCAGCAGCGCGTGGACCGGGACGTGAGCCCCGAGCGCCTCCGCGGGTTTCTGCAGGTGAAGACGGTCACCCCGGACACCATCCTCGGCCTTCTGGCCGACTACGGCCGCGCTCGTGGACTGGTGATGAAGCCCCAGTCCCTGTCGCCCTCCGATGTGCTGAAGGAAGCAGCCCCCGGCGATGTGGTGCTCATGCCGGACCGGAGTCTGGGGGTGGTTGAGGAGACCCGCGCCAGCGTCCTGTCCGTCCGCAGCTTTGGGCAGGACGAGGTGCGACGCGTGGGCCCGGACGCCCTGGCTGGGCCCGACGGGACGGTGTCGTTTCTCCACATCGAAGGGGAAACGCCTCATTTTCTCGACAGCGAACGGCAGTCCTCGTCGGGCTCGGGCATCCGGTCGGCGGAATACATCCACGACCCGCACGACCACCGCGAGAACATCCAGGAGACCTTCGCCAGTCTCCTCAGCCTACTCAGCGACGAGGGCAAGGACCTCGTCACGGTGGCGGTCTACGCCGCCATGGTGGCCATCTTTTCGCTCACGGTGCCCCTCGCGTCGCAGGGCATCATCGACTCGGTGTCGCTGGGGACGTTCACCAATCAGATCGTGGTGCTGTGCGTCGCAATCACCGTGGGACTCCTGCTGTACGGGGGCTTCGACATCCTGAAATACTACACGGTGGACATGCTGCAGCGTCGCCTCTTTGCCTCCACCTCCATGGAGATGGCCTACCGGCTGCCCCTCATGAAACGGTCGGAGCTGGAAGGAGAGTACGGCCCGGCCCTGGTCAACCGGTTCTTCGACGTGGTCTCGATGCAGAAGAGCCTGTCGAAAATTCTCCTCGACGGGATGGTGTACGCGCTCATCGCGCTGGTGAGCCTCATTCTACTCACGGTCTACAGTTCGTTTTTCCTAATTGTCGGCCTGATGGCCGTCCTGTTCACCCCAGTGCTCATCTGGGGCCTGGGACGACGCGGCCTGCGAACGAGCATCGAACAGTCGAGCTTCAAGTACGCCACCGCCCACTGGTTGGAAGACCTCGCCCGGTGTCAGCAGAGCTTCAAGCTGAACGGATCCCCGTCGTACGTGCACGACCGCACCGACCGGCTCGCCTCCGACTACGTTCGGGCGCGCGGCAACCACTTCCGCATTTTTGGGCGTCAGCTCGCGGCCGCGGCGGCCTTCCGGGCCATCATCGTCGGGCTCGCCCTCGGAATCGGCGGGTACCTGGTCACGCAGGGCGACATCACGCTCGGCCAGTTCGTCGCCGCGGAGCTCCTGATCGTATACCTCACCAACAACGGCTTCAACCTGGTCCAGCTGTTCGCGTCCGGCTACGACCTGCTGACGGCCATCAGCAAGATCCTGCACGTGACCGAGAAGCCCCTGGAGGAGGTCGGCGGGGAGGAGGTGCCCTCCGGCTCCGGCCCCGCCCCGCTTAGGGTGCGCAACGTGACCATCGGGTACAAGGACGCCTCGCCGGCACTCAGTGACGTCTCGTTCGACGTAGCGCCGGGCGACCACCTGTGCATCGTCGGGGACAGCGGGGCCGGCAAAACGACCCTCACGCAGGCCCTCGTGCGGATGCACACCCCCGATCAGGGACAGATCACGTTCGACGGACACGACATCGCCCGCCTCGACCCGCAGGCATACCGGAGCGTCGTGGGCCTGGCCCTGTCCAACGACGAGCTGTTCAAGGGCACGGTGGAGGAGAACATCACCATGGGCCGCTCGCTGAGCTACGCCGCCGTGGAGCAGGCCCTCCACCTGGCCTGCCTCGAAGACGCCATCCTGGACCTTCCCGACGGACTGCAGACGCCCATCACGTCCGCGGGCCTCGGGCTGCCACAGGGCATGGTCCGGCGCATCATGATCGCGCGGGCGGTGATCGGGGATCCCCGACTGCTGATCCTGGACGAGCCGTTCAACGGCATCGAGGACCCGGTGAAGCAGACCCTCGCCGACCGCCTGTACGGGCACGACGCGTGGACCATCGTCTCCGCGGCCGACGACAACCCGACGGCCGTGCGCCGGGCCGATCAGGTACTCGTGCTGGAGCAGGGCGAAATCGTGTGGCGGGGCGCGGCGGATCAGCTGAACGGCGAGTCCGACGACTTCCTGCGGCGCCACTTTCCGCGCCTCGTCTCGACGGTGCAGGGAGACGGGGTCCCGTCCTAA
- a CDS encoding HlyD family secretion protein has product MSADRPDSDPSAPDARPPSQERQWLQPTAEMDAPANLGRTSALQAAQSPAITRSILVVSALFLVALGIALAFIPWRQTVSGSGTVTAYAPEARPRTVASRISARVADWHVVEGDEVAKGDTVAVLEDLGSSYLDDQFADRVAAQRTRTLNGLRLEVERARQKLAQARQKRRSAEEKVSNATLGVSTARTRLARIEDLQDDGISSVRDLETARLKFRKARTDSVATAADLAAARRAVESARLNVERKEQKLAAKQAALSRKVDNARERASNAIVRAPIRGTVSSINRVGPGQIVKKGTTLATVAPNTDDRAAELFVSSIGASLIEPGRQVQLQFSGFPALQFSGLPDASTGTFAGTVRFIDPVGDGSGRFRMLVVPDTSAGNPSWPSPQYLRQGAPAKGSVLLSSVSLGYEIWRRMNGLPPQLSTQQGTAPAK; this is encoded by the coding sequence ATGAGCGCTGACCGGCCCGATTCGGACCCCTCCGCCCCCGATGCACGCCCCCCTTCTCAGGAGCGGCAATGGCTGCAGCCGACGGCGGAGATGGACGCGCCCGCAAACCTGGGACGCACAAGTGCCCTGCAGGCGGCACAGTCCCCCGCAATCACGCGCTCGATTCTCGTCGTCTCGGCACTTTTTCTCGTCGCCCTGGGGATCGCCCTGGCGTTCATCCCGTGGCGCCAGACGGTCTCCGGCAGCGGGACGGTGACGGCCTACGCCCCGGAGGCCCGCCCCCGGACCGTTGCATCCCGCATCTCGGCCCGCGTCGCCGACTGGCACGTCGTCGAGGGGGATGAGGTCGCAAAGGGGGACACCGTCGCGGTTCTGGAGGATCTGGGCTCCTCCTACCTGGACGACCAGTTTGCGGACCGGGTGGCCGCCCAACGGACCCGTACACTCAACGGGCTGCGCCTGGAGGTAGAGCGGGCCCGCCAGAAGCTTGCCCAGGCCCGCCAGAAACGCCGGTCCGCCGAAGAGAAGGTCAGCAACGCCACCCTGGGCGTCTCGACGGCCCGCACCCGGCTGGCCCGCATCGAGGACCTGCAGGACGACGGGATCTCGTCCGTCCGGGACCTGGAGACCGCTCGCCTCAAATTTCGAAAGGCACGGACCGACTCGGTCGCCACCGCCGCGGACCTGGCCGCGGCGCGCCGGGCGGTCGAGTCGGCCCGCCTCAACGTGGAGCGGAAGGAGCAGAAGCTGGCGGCCAAGCAGGCGGCACTCAGCCGCAAGGTCGACAACGCCCGCGAACGCGCCTCCAATGCCATCGTGCGCGCCCCCATTCGCGGAACGGTGTCCAGCATCAACCGCGTGGGACCGGGCCAGATCGTGAAGAAGGGGACGACGCTCGCGACCGTGGCCCCCAACACGGACGACCGGGCCGCAGAGCTTTTCGTGAGCAGCATCGGCGCCTCCCTCATTGAGCCGGGCCGGCAGGTCCAGCTCCAATTTTCCGGATTCCCCGCCCTCCAGTTCTCGGGGCTGCCCGACGCCTCCACCGGCACCTTCGCGGGAACGGTTCGCTTCATCGATCCCGTCGGGGACGGCTCCGGGCGCTTCCGGATGCTGGTCGTGCCGGACACGTCCGCCGGAAATCCCAGCTGGCCGAGCCCCCAATACCTTCGCCAGGGCGCGCCGGCGAAGGGCTCCGTGCTGCTGTCCAGCGTGTCGCTCGGGTACGAAATCTGGCGCCGCATGAACGGCCTTCCCCCGCAGCTCTCCACGCAGCAAGGCACGGCCCCGGCGAAGTAG
- a CDS encoding TolC family protein encodes MTVRVFVVILAVALMGTAAQAQDSGAPERSGPPNATVPCPSSDDCPVLTLDDVRRRVLATSPSARANRLEDDRAAAQVLSARGGFEPALVSGYAYKTRDGKDKLNVLRSGVNWPLNLPASPTLKFDYRRGLGSSIDPSVKTSRVGETRFGLSFAPLGGFRTDKSRAALDKARLAPRRADALQARKRNRLLLKASRAFWDWVKARQTLAVSRELLQLAERRRALVTKKARAGEIPAVDSIDAARTTASRQATLEKARRTAREKRIKLATFLWAEDGSPATFRYAPPALDMPAPVDTTRRADAVATALARRPMLRVMDLKRQKTEIEQRLAQERLRPKVKLEAQAVSYTDSPLNISDVKVGFEVDQPFFSRSRRSEVEKTKIALRDLKLKQDIARRTVRADVESALAALSQAHRRARSAQRNERLAEQLRRLEQRRFEQGQGTLFVLNKREQSLAKARKQFIAAQISTLKALAAFQWATGTIADPYVDGERRAGSDFPRE; translated from the coding sequence ATGACCGTTCGCGTTTTTGTCGTTATCCTCGCAGTCGCCCTGATGGGGACGGCGGCCCAGGCACAAGATTCTGGGGCGCCGGAGCGAAGCGGCCCCCCAAATGCCACCGTCCCCTGTCCGTCGTCGGACGACTGCCCGGTGCTCACCCTGGATGACGTTCGGCGCCGGGTGTTGGCGACCAGTCCATCCGCCCGGGCCAACCGGTTGGAAGACGACCGGGCGGCGGCCCAAGTCCTAAGCGCCCGGGGCGGCTTCGAACCGGCGCTCGTGTCTGGCTACGCGTACAAGACGCGGGACGGAAAGGACAAGCTGAATGTCTTACGGAGCGGGGTCAATTGGCCCCTGAACCTGCCGGCAAGTCCGACCCTCAAGTTCGACTATCGCCGTGGGCTTGGCTCCAGCATCGACCCGTCGGTAAAGACCTCCCGGGTGGGGGAGACGCGCTTCGGCCTCTCGTTCGCGCCGCTCGGGGGATTCCGGACCGACAAGTCCCGCGCCGCGCTCGATAAGGCCCGGCTGGCGCCCCGTCGGGCCGACGCCCTGCAGGCCAGAAAACGAAACCGGTTGCTGCTGAAGGCGTCTCGGGCCTTCTGGGACTGGGTGAAGGCCCGCCAGACCCTGGCGGTGAGCCGTGAGCTCCTCCAGTTGGCGGAGCGGCGCCGGGCCCTGGTCACGAAAAAAGCGCGGGCCGGCGAAATCCCGGCGGTCGACAGCATCGATGCGGCCCGGACGACCGCCAGCCGACAGGCGACGCTGGAGAAAGCGCGACGGACCGCCCGCGAGAAGCGCATCAAGCTCGCCACGTTTCTGTGGGCGGAAGACGGCTCCCCCGCGACGTTCCGCTACGCGCCCCCGGCCCTGGACATGCCCGCCCCTGTCGACACCACCCGACGGGCAGATGCCGTGGCGACCGCCCTCGCGCGCCGCCCCATGCTGCGGGTGATGGACCTCAAGCGCCAGAAGACGGAGATCGAGCAGCGGCTAGCGCAGGAGCGGCTCCGCCCCAAGGTTAAACTTGAGGCCCAGGCCGTGTCGTACACGGACAGTCCACTGAACATTTCGGACGTCAAGGTGGGCTTCGAGGTCGACCAGCCGTTCTTTTCCCGGAGCCGACGCAGCGAGGTGGAGAAAACCAAAATTGCGCTGCGCGACCTCAAACTAAAACAAGACATCGCCAGGCGAACAGTGCGGGCGGACGTGGAGTCCGCCCTCGCCGCCCTGTCTCAGGCCCACCGCCGGGCCCGATCGGCCCAGCGCAACGAGCGGCTCGCTGAACAACTTCGGCGGCTGGAGCAGCGGCGCTTCGAGCAGGGACAGGGCACGCTGTTCGTGCTCAATAAGCGGGAGCAATCCCTGGCGAAGGCCCGAAAGCAGTTCATCGCCGCCCAAATTAGCACCCTGAAGGCCCTCGCGGCCTTTCAGTGGGCCACGGGCACCATTGCCGACCCGTACGTCGACGGCGAACGTCGCGCCGGGTCGGATTTCCCACGAGAGTAG
- a CDS encoding cytidine deaminase, with protein MPPPDSALDPPRRRARDLLPRAHVPFSDAPTAAVLLLDDGRWVPGVRLESASYSLTIPALLNAYTTAVALGHEPSIVAFVLSRPFRREEALYVEDLPQGPFEPAADDAWVRGAGGNGALPAMQAVLPPGLDVSIDGTEDGLQAVRRVSRRAHVPSSGYPVGAVLETQGGPFVPGVNVEHPDWARILCAERNVLGTMQSYALPSPRRLYLTCDKDPEGTPCGACRQLLAELAPEATLWMDRHDADPERSSASALLPGSFRGRALLDAS; from the coding sequence ATGCCCCCGCCCGACTCCGCCCTCGACCCGCCTCGTCGCCGGGCGCGCGATCTTCTGCCCCGCGCCCACGTGCCGTTTTCCGACGCGCCGACGGCGGCCGTGCTCCTGTTGGACGACGGCCGCTGGGTCCCTGGGGTGCGCCTGGAGAGCGCCTCCTACTCCCTTACCATTCCGGCCCTGCTCAACGCCTACACCACGGCCGTCGCCCTCGGGCACGAGCCGTCGATCGTGGCCTTCGTCCTCTCACGCCCCTTCCGACGGGAGGAGGCCCTTTATGTCGAAGACCTGCCCCAAGGGCCCTTCGAGCCGGCCGCCGACGACGCCTGGGTTCGGGGTGCGGGCGGGAACGGTGCGCTGCCCGCCATGCAGGCCGTGCTGCCTCCGGGCCTCGACGTGTCCATCGACGGGACGGAGGACGGCCTGCAGGCGGTCCGCCGCGTGTCCCGGCGGGCCCATGTGCCGTCTTCCGGGTACCCCGTCGGGGCCGTTCTCGAGACTCAAGGGGGGCCGTTCGTGCCGGGCGTCAACGTCGAGCACCCGGACTGGGCCCGGATCCTCTGCGCCGAGCGCAACGTCCTGGGCACGATGCAGTCGTACGCACTCCCGTCGCCGCGTCGCCTCTACCTCACGTGCGATAAGGACCCCGAGGGCACCCCGTGCGGGGCGTGCCGGCAGCTTCTCGCGGAACTCGCGCCCGAGGCGACGCTTTGGATGGATCGGCATGACGCTGACCCTGAGCGCTCCAGTGCATCGGCCCTGCTACCGGGCTCGTTTCGGGGGCGTGCCCTGCTCGACGCCTCGTAA
- a CDS encoding calcium/sodium antiporter, which yields MILYVFLFFVGLLLLYLGAEGLIQGASSIALQYGIRPVILGLTVVALGTSMPEYLVNVFALISGESPLAIGNIIGSNISNVALILGACAVVLPLAVTPEVLRREYPVMLGVMVLFYLCALDGVIGARDGVLMVVLLSGLAAYVFYDAHRTTRGTVLESMEGELDAADPDLSTLAKTVYVIGGMGGLTLGAHLMVDNALAISDVLNIDHVVIGLTVVAIGTSLPELAASMVGTLKQEVDMTVGNVIGSNLLNVLFVVGTLAIVEPITVDPETIRLHFPVMLGFCALLVPLTWWDQKITRVEGAFMVIAFLGFMVFLYV from the coding sequence ATGATCCTATACGTTTTTCTCTTCTTCGTCGGCCTGCTGCTGCTCTACCTGGGCGCCGAAGGCCTCATCCAGGGCGCCTCCAGCATCGCCCTACAGTACGGCATTCGCCCCGTCATCTTGGGCCTGACGGTGGTCGCCCTCGGCACGTCGATGCCGGAGTATCTGGTCAACGTATTTGCGTTGATCTCGGGGGAGTCCCCGCTCGCCATCGGCAACATCATCGGCTCCAACATTAGCAACGTGGCCCTCATCCTCGGGGCGTGTGCCGTGGTGCTGCCTCTCGCCGTCACGCCGGAGGTGCTGCGACGTGAGTACCCGGTCATGCTCGGCGTGATGGTGCTCTTTTACCTCTGTGCCCTCGACGGTGTGATTGGGGCCCGGGACGGCGTCTTGATGGTGGTCCTCCTCTCGGGACTCGCGGCCTACGTGTTCTACGACGCCCACCGGACCACCAGAGGCACTGTTCTGGAGAGCATGGAGGGCGAGCTGGACGCCGCCGATCCTGATCTCTCAACCCTGGCCAAAACCGTCTACGTGATTGGCGGCATGGGGGGGCTCACGCTCGGGGCCCATCTGATGGTCGACAACGCCCTTGCGATCTCGGATGTCCTGAACATTGACCACGTCGTGATCGGCCTGACGGTGGTGGCCATTGGCACCAGCCTGCCCGAGCTGGCGGCCTCCATGGTGGGGACGCTGAAGCAGGAGGTCGATATGACCGTGGGCAACGTGATTGGGAGCAACCTCTTGAATGTACTGTTCGTAGTGGGGACGCTGGCCATTGTCGAGCCCATTACGGTCGATCCGGAAACGATCCGCCTACACTTTCCCGTGATGCTGGGCTTTTGTGCCCTGCTGGTGCCCCTGACGTGGTGGGACCAAAAAATTACTCGGGTGGAAGGGGCATTCATGGTGATTGCCTTTCTGGGGTTCATGGTGTTTCTGTATGTGTGA
- a CDS encoding S8 family serine peptidase, whose protein sequence is MCESRASALEDILPLGPLSRPLARAVRPLSLLALTACLGALCTVQLAEARPADSTSTDKYWILLADRPSETAPTSGASAARPVAPAFLNRLRSLGVRPLVRSRWLHAVSARLAPDTRATVAALPFVRGTRPVASLRPLGPLSEPTDPSPPALGAAAGPLSRINARSPLARGLNGRGVDVGFLDANYAGLSHPVFSHLRANDRLGGLRNMTTGRQGGTHGAGVVSVAAGYEPGSLVGPAYGANIWGATTEFTQYERNVEEDNFVAGLEWLTRRGVDVVNASIGYTRFDDGQRSYGPDDLDGDTALTTRAVDRAAGRGVTVVVSAGNSGCDAPDSCWFYVNTPADADSAIAVGAIAPDSSVASFSARGPTADGRRKPDVVVQGETVPAAWKNDQYARVSGTSFASPQVTGIVAQMLQVNPALGPIDVRRLLRQTASQAHAPDTTRGWGIVDAEAAVRYAEWQARRTAPAALHVSAPHTALDAPSLIVPVSAPPHTTRLWVTLHTALGHRVRRVERAGHPGPNRLPVDVSGLPPGLYRYVVTTDRGHHATGRVTLSK, encoded by the coding sequence ATGTGTGAGTCACGTGCGTCCGCCCTCGAAGACATTCTTCCTCTGGGCCCCCTGTCTCGCCCCCTAGCGCGAGCGGTCCGGCCCCTCTCCCTTTTGGCCCTCACGGCCTGCCTGGGCGCGCTCTGCACCGTGCAGCTGGCTGAGGCCCGCCCCGCCGACAGCACGTCCACGGACAAATACTGGATCCTCCTCGCGGATCGTCCCTCCGAGACTGCCCCCACCAGCGGTGCGTCCGCGGCCCGACCGGTCGCGCCGGCGTTCCTGAACCGCCTCCGGTCCCTCGGCGTGCGGCCGCTTGTCCGGAGTCGCTGGCTCCACGCCGTCTCTGCGCGGCTTGCCCCCGACACCCGCGCCACAGTGGCGGCGCTGCCCTTCGTTCGGGGCACACGCCCGGTGGCCTCGCTTCGTCCCCTCGGTCCGCTCTCCGAACCGACCGACCCGTCCCCTCCCGCGTTGGGGGCGGCGGCCGGGCCCTTGTCTCGTATCAACGCCCGGTCTCCGTTGGCCCGGGGCCTGAACGGACGCGGGGTGGACGTGGGCTTCCTGGACGCGAACTACGCGGGCCTCAGTCATCCCGTGTTTTCGCACCTGCGGGCCAACGATCGGCTCGGGGGGCTCCGAAACATGACGACCGGACGACAAGGGGGGACTCATGGGGCCGGCGTCGTGTCCGTGGCCGCCGGCTACGAGCCCGGCTCGCTCGTGGGGCCGGCCTACGGGGCCAACATTTGGGGGGCAACGACGGAGTTTACCCAGTACGAGCGCAACGTGGAGGAGGACAACTTCGTGGCGGGCCTGGAGTGGCTCACCCGCCGCGGGGTGGACGTGGTCAACGCCTCGATCGGGTACACCCGCTTCGACGACGGCCAACGCAGCTACGGGCCGGACGACCTGGACGGGGACACGGCCCTCACCACCCGAGCGGTCGACCGGGCCGCCGGGCGCGGCGTGACGGTGGTGGTGAGTGCCGGCAACAGCGGCTGCGACGCGCCCGACAGCTGCTGGTTCTACGTCAACACACCCGCCGATGCCGACTCGGCCATCGCGGTGGGCGCCATCGCCCCCGACTCGTCAGTGGCGTCCTTCAGTGCCCGTGGCCCCACGGCAGACGGCCGCCGCAAGCCGGACGTGGTCGTACAGGGGGAGACGGTGCCCGCCGCCTGGAAGAACGACCAGTACGCCCGGGTTAGTGGCACCTCCTTTGCCAGCCCGCAGGTAACCGGCATTGTCGCCCAGATGCTGCAGGTGAACCCTGCGCTGGGCCCAATCGACGTCCGGCGGCTCCTGCGACAGACGGCCTCGCAGGCCCACGCCCCCGACACCACCCGCGGTTGGGGCATCGTGGACGCCGAGGCGGCCGTGCGTTACGCCGAATGGCAGGCGCGCCGCACGGCGCCGGCCGCCCTCCATGTATCGGCGCCGCACACGGCCCTGGACGCCCCGTCCCTCATCGTTCCGGTCTCCGCTCCGCCCCACACGACGCGCCTTTGGGTCACCCTCCACACCGCGCTCGGGCACAGGGTGCGCCGCGTCGAACGGGCGGGGCACCCCGGCCCGAACCGGCTTCCAGTCGACGTGAGCGGCCTCCCGCCCGGCCTGTACCGGTACGTCGTCACGACGGACCGGGGCCACCACGCCACGGGGCGCGTCACACTCTCCAAGTAA